A window from Peromyscus eremicus chromosome 1, PerEre_H2_v1, whole genome shotgun sequence encodes these proteins:
- the Setd1a gene encoding histone-lysine N-methyltransferase SETD1A isoform X2, translating to MDQEGGGDGQKAPSFQWRNYKLIVDPALDPALRRPSQKVYRYDGVHFSVSDSKYTPVEDLQDPRCHVRSKNRDFSLPVPKFKLDEFYIGQIPLKEVTFARLNDNVRETFLKDMCRKYGEVEEVEILLHPRTRKHLGLARVLFTSTRGAKETVKNLHLTSVMGNIIHAQLDIKGQQRMKYYELIVNGSYTPQTVPTGGKALSEKFQSSGAATETTEARRRSSSDTAAYPAGTAVGGTPGNGTPCSQDTPSSFGQFTPQSSQGTPYTPRGSTPYSQDSAYSSSTSTSFKPRRSENSYQDAFSRRHFSASSAPATTSAATSATAAATAAASSTSSSSSSSSSSSSSSSSSSSASQFRGSDSSYPAYYESWNRYQRHSSYPPRRATREDPPGAPFAENTAERFPPSYTSYLAPEPNRSTDQDYRPPASEAPPPEPPEPGGGGGGSGGGGGGSGGNGGGGGGAPSPEREEARTSPRPPSPACSGSPAPETTNESVPFAQHSSLDSRIEMLLKEQRSKFSFLASDTEEEEENSSAGPGARDAGGEVPSGAGHGPCTPPPAPANFEDVAPTGSGEPGAARESPKANGQNQASPCSSGEDMEISDDDRGGSPPPAPTPPQQPPPPPPPPPPPPPPPPYLSSLPLGYPPHQPAYLLPPHPDGPPPPEYPPPPPPPPPHIYDFVNSLELMDRLGAQWGGMPMSFQMQTQMLTRLHQLRQGKGLTAASAGPPGGAFGEAFLPFPPPQEAAYGLPYALYTQGQEGRGAYSREAYHLPLPMAAEPLPSSSVSGEEARLPHREEAEMAESKALPSAGTVGRVLATLVQEMKSIMQRDLNRKMVENVAFGAFDQWWESKEEKAKPFQNAAKQQAKEEDKEKMKLKEPGMLSLVDWAKSGGITGIEAFAFGSGLRGALRLPSFKVKRKEPSEISEASEEKRPRPSTPAEEDEDDPEREKEAGEPGRAGTKPPKRDEERGKTQGKHRKSFALDSEGEEASQESSSEKDEEDDEEDEEDEEREETVDATKKETEASDGEEEDSDSSSQCSLYADSDGENGSTSDSESSSSSSSSSSSSSSSSSSSSSSSSSSSESSSEEEEQSAVIPPVSPTSREVPEPLPAPDEKPETVRVVDSPVMPLPEKETSPTRPTGTAEEPPPNIPQPPPEPAAGPPDPAPRLDERPSSPIPLLPPPKKRRKTVSFSATEEAPAPEPPPAAPLQAKSAGPVSRKVPRVVERTIRNLPLDHASLVKSWPEEVARGGRNRSGGRVRSPEEEEATESGTEVDLAVLADLALTPARRGLATIPTGDDSEATETSDEAERPSPLLSHILLEHNYALAIKPPPATPAPRPLEPAPAPAALFSSPADEVLEAPEVVVAEAEEPKQQLQQQQQRPEQEGEEEEEEEEEEESESSESSSSSSSSDEEGAIRRRSLRSHTRRRRPPLPPPPPPPPAFEPRSEFEQMTILYDIWNSGLDLEDMSYLRLTYERLLQQTSGADWLNDTHWVHHTITNLSTPKRKRRPQDGPREHQTGSARSEGYYPISKKEKDKYLDVCPVSARQLEGVDTQGTNRVLSERRSEQRRLLSAIGTSAIMDSDLLKLNQLKFRKKKLRFGRSRIHEWGLFAMEPIAADEMVIEYVGQNIRQMVADMREKRYVQEGIGSSYLFRVDHDTIIDATKCGNLARFINHCCTPNCYAKVITIESQKKIVIYSKQPIGVDEEITYDYKFPLEDNKIPCLCGTESCRGSLN from the exons CTGGATGAATTCTATATTGGACAGATCCCACTAAAGGAAGTAACTTTTGCAAGGCTCAATGACAATGTGCGGGAAACCTTCCTGAAGGATATGTGCCGGAAATATGGTGAGGTGGAAGAAGTGGAGATCCTTCTTCATCCACGCACTCGCAAGCACCTGGGCCTGGCCCGTGTGCTCTTCACCAGCACTCGGGGTGCCAAGGAAACGGTCAAAAACCTTCACCTTACCTCTGTCATGGGCAATATCATCCATGCTCAGCTTGACATCAAAG GACAACAACGAATGAAGTACTATGAATTGATTGTCAATGGCTCCTACACACCTCAGACTGTGCCCACTGGAGGCAAGGCCCTGAGTGAGAAGTTCCAGAGCTCTGGAGCAGCCACTGAGACG ACGGAAGCCCGCCGTCGATCTTCCTCTGACACAGCTGCCTACCCAGCAGGCACTGCTGTGGGGGGCACCCCTGGCAATGGCACTCCCTGCTCCCAAGATACCCCGTCTTCTTTTGGCCAGTTCACCCCTCAGTCCTCCCAAGGAACCCCCTACACACCTCGGGGTAGCACCCCCTACTCTCAGGACTCTGCCTACTCCAGCAG CACTTCCACCTCCTTCAAACCCCGGCGGTCAGAGAACAGCTATCAAGATGCGTTTTCTCGCCGCCATTTCTCTGCATCTTCAGCCCCTGCAACCACTTCTGCTGCCACCTCAGCAACTGCTGCAGCCACTGCAGCCGCCTCTTCCACATCTTCATCCTCTTCGtcgtcatcctcctcctcctcctcctcctcatcttcttcctcagcTTCTCAGTTTCGTGGTTCTGACTCTAGCTACCCAGCATATTATGAAAGCTGGAATCGCTACCAGCGTCACAGTTCCTACCCACCTCGCCGGGCAACTAGAGAGGACCCTCCTGGGGCCCCATTTGCTGAAAATACGGCTGAGCGCTTCCCACCTTCCTATACCTCCTATTTGGCCCCTGAGCCCAACCGATCCACTGACCAAGACTACCGGCCCCCTGCCTCAGAGGCCCCACCTCCAGAGCCTCCAGAacctggtggtggaggtggtggtagtggtggtggtggtggtggtagtggtggtaatggtggtggtggtggtggggcacccAGCCCTGAGAGAGAAGAAGCCCGGACTTCCCCACGCCCACCTTCACCTGCCTGTTCTGGCTCCCCAGCCCCAGAGACTACCAATGAGAGTGTCCCCTTTGCCCAGCACAGCAGCTTGGATTCCCGCATTGAAATGCTGCTGAAGGAACAGCGCTCCAAATTTTCTTTCCTGGCCTCTGatacagaggaagaagaagagaacagcAGTGCAGGCCCTGGGGCTAGAGATGCAGGGGGTGAGGTGCCTTCTGGGGCAGGTCACGGGCCCTGCACaccccctcctgccccagctAATTTTGAAGATGTAGCACCTACAGGGAGTGGAGAGCCAGGGGCTGCCCGGGAGTCACCAAAGGCCAATGGACAGAATCAG GCTTCTCCATGTTCTTCCGGAGAAGATATGGAGATCTCTGATGATGACAGGGGTGGTTCACCTCCTCCAGCCCCAACGCCCCCCCAGCAGCCGCctccgccgccaccaccaccgccaccacctccccctcctcctccctacctttcttcccttcccttgggTTATCCTCCCCATCAACCTGcctacctcctcccaccccacccagatGGACCACCCCCCCCTGAAtaccctccacctcctccaccaccaccaccccacatctATGACTTTGTGAACTCCCTGGAACTTATGGATCGACTTGGGGCACAGTGGGGAGGGATGCCCATGTCCTTCCAGATGCAGACCCAGATGTTAACTCGACTTCACCAGTTGCGGCAGGGCAAGGGATTGACTGCTGCCTCAGCTGGTCCTCCTGGTGGGGCCTTTGGCGAGGCCTTCCTCCCTTTTCCACCCCCACAAGAGGCGGCCTATGGCTTGCCCTATGCTCTGTACACACAAGGGCAAGAAGGTCGGGGGGCATACTCTCGGGAAGCCTACCATCTGCCCTTGCCCATGGCAGCCGAGCCCCTGCCTTCTTCTTCAGTCTCGGGAGAAGAGGCCCGGCTCCCTcacagagaagaagcagagatgGCAGAAAGCAAGGCCCTACCGTCAGCAGGCACTGTGGGTCGTGTGCTTGCCACCCTTGTCCAAGAGATGAAGAGCATTATGCAGAGAGACCTCAACCGCAAGATGGTGGAGAATGTGGCCTTTGGAGCCTTTGACCAGtggtgggagagcaaggaagaaAAGGCCAAG CCATTCCAGAACGCAGCCAAGCAGCAAGCCAAGGAGGAGGATAAAGAAAAGATGAAGCTCAAAGAGCCAGGCATGCTGTCCCTCGTAGACTGGGCCAAGAGTGGCGGTATCACAGGCATTGAGGCCTTTGCCTTTGGGTCAGGGCTACGAGGGGCCCTGCGGTTGCCTTCATTTAAG GTAAAGAGGAAAGAGCCATCAGAAATTTCAGAGGCCAGTGAGGAAAAGAGACCCAGGCCTTCTACTCCAGCCGAGGAAGATGAAGATG ATCCTGAGCGAGAGAAGGAAGCTGGGGAGCCAGGACGGGCAGGGACCAAGCCTCCAAAGCGAGATGAAGAACGAGGGAAGACCCAAGGCAAGCACCGGAAGTCCTTTGCTCTggacagtgaaggggaagaggcATCCCAGGAGTCTTCCTCAGAGAAG GATGAGGAGGAtgatgaggaagatgaggaagatgaagagcGGGAGGAAACTGTGGATGCCACcaagaaggagacagaggcatcAGATG GTGAGGAGGAGGACAGCGACTCATCCTCCCAGTGCTCTCTGTATGCTGACTCGGATGGAGAGAATGGTAGCACGTCGGACTCTGAGagtagcagctcctcttcatcttcctcctcctcctcctcctcttcctcctcctcctcctcctcctcttcatcttcctcatcaGAGTCCTCCTCTGAAGAAGAGGAGCAGTCAGCAGTCATTCCCCCAGTGTCACCAACCTCCAGAGAAGTCCCAGAACCCCTTCCAGCACCTGATGAGAAACCTGAGACAGTCAGAGTTGTAGACTCCCCTGTCATGCCTCTCCCTGAAAAGGAGACGTCTCCCACACGACCTACAG GTACTGCTGAGGAACCACCTCCTAATATACCACAGCCTCCTCCAGAGCCAGCAGCTGGACCTCCAGACCCTGCCCCCCGCCTGGATGAGCGCCCCTCTTCTCCTATCCCTCTCTTACCCCCACCCAAGAAACGCCGGAAAACTGTCTCCTTCTCTGCCACAGAGGAGGCACCAGCCCCAGAGCCTCCCCCAGCTGCCCCACTGCAGGCCAAGTCTGCTGGCCCAGTCTCTCGAAAAGTCCCTCGGGTTGTGGAGCGGACCATTCGTAACCTGCCCCTGGACCATGCGTCTCTGGTTAAGAGTTGGCCTGAGGAGGTGGCCCGAGGAGGTCGGAATCGGTCTGGAGGTCGTGTCCGCTCTCCTGAAGAAGAGGAGGCCACTGAGTCAGGGACAGAAGTGGACCTGGCAGTGCTGGCTGACCTAGCCCTGACCCCAGCCCGACGGGGGTTGGCTACCATCCCCACTGGTGACGACTCAGAGGCCACAGAGACCTCAGACGAGGCTGAGCGTCCAAGCCCTCTACTCAGCCACATCCTCTTGGAACACAACTATGCCCTGGCCATCAAGCCCCCGCCTGCCACACCAGCACCTCGGCCCCTAGAGCCTGCTCCTGCCCCTGCGGCACTCTTCAGCTCCCCAGCTGATGAAGTCCTGGAGGCCCCTGAGGTGGtggtggctgaggcagaagagCCAAAGcaacagctgcagcagcagcagcagcgtccagagcaggagggggaggaggaggaggaagaggaggaggaagaggagtccGAGTcttcagaaagcagcagcagcagcagcagcagtgatgaGGAAGGGGCTATCAGGAGACGTAGCCTCCGCTCCCACACTCGACGAAGACGGCCaccactccctcccccacccccaccgcctcCTGCCTTTGAGCCAAGGAGTGAATTTGAGCAGATGACCATCCTATATGACATTTGGAACTCAGGCCTGGACTTGGAAGACATGAGCTACTTGCGGCTGACGTATGAGCGGCTGTTGCAGCAGACCAGTGGGGCTGACTGGCTTAATGACACCCACTGGGTCCATCACACAA tcaccaacctaagcaCTCCAAAGCGCAAGCGACGGCCCCAGGATGGGCCCCGGGAGCATCAGACAGGCTCTGCACGCAGCGAAGGTTACTACCCCATTAGCAAGAAAGAGAAGGACAAGTACCTGGATGTGTGCCCTGTCTCAGCCCGACAGCTGGAAGGCGTGGACACTCAG GGGACTAATCGGGTGCTTTCTGAGCGACGGTCAGAGCAGCGGCGGTTACTGAGTGCTATTGGTACCTCAGCCATCATGGATAGTGATCTGCTAAAGCTAAACCAGCTCAAG TTCCGGAAGAAGAAACTCCGATTTGGCCGGAGCCGAATCCATGAGTGGGGTCTGTTTGCCATGGAACCCATCGCAGCTGATGAGATGGTGATAGAGTACGTTGGCCAGAACATCCGCCAG ATGGTAGCCGACATGCGGGAGAAGCGCTACGTGCAGGAGGGCATTGGCAGCAGCTACCTTTTCCGGGTGGACCACGATACCATCATTGATGCTACCAAGTGTGGCAACCTCGCCAGGTTCATCAACCACTGCTGCACG CCCAACTGCTACGCTAAGGTGATCACCATCGAGTCTCAGAAGAAGATTGTGATCTACTCCAAGCAGCCCATTGGCGTGGATGAGGAGATCACCTACGACTACAAGTTCCCACTGGAGGACAACAAGATCCCGTGTCTGTGCGGCACTGAAAGCTGCCGCGGCTCCCTCAACTGA
- the Setd1a gene encoding histone-lysine N-methyltransferase SETD1A isoform X1 yields the protein MDQEGGGDGQKAPSFQWRNYKLIVDPALDPALRRPSQKVYRYDGVHFSVSDSKYTPVEDLQDPRCHVRSKNRDFSLPVPKFKLDEFYIGQIPLKEVTFARLNDNVRETFLKDMCRKYGEVEEVEILLHPRTRKHLGLARVLFTSTRGAKETVKNLHLTSVMGNIIHAQLDIKGQQRMKYYELIVNGSYTPQTVPTGGKALSEKFQSSGAATETTEARRRSSSDTAAYPAGTAVGGTPGNGTPCSQDTPSSFGQFTPQSSQGTPYTPRGSTPYSQDSAYSSSSTSTSFKPRRSENSYQDAFSRRHFSASSAPATTSAATSATAAATAAASSTSSSSSSSSSSSSSSSSSSSASQFRGSDSSYPAYYESWNRYQRHSSYPPRRATREDPPGAPFAENTAERFPPSYTSYLAPEPNRSTDQDYRPPASEAPPPEPPEPGGGGGGSGGGGGGSGGNGGGGGGAPSPEREEARTSPRPPSPACSGSPAPETTNESVPFAQHSSLDSRIEMLLKEQRSKFSFLASDTEEEEENSSAGPGARDAGGEVPSGAGHGPCTPPPAPANFEDVAPTGSGEPGAARESPKANGQNQASPCSSGEDMEISDDDRGGSPPPAPTPPQQPPPPPPPPPPPPPPPPYLSSLPLGYPPHQPAYLLPPHPDGPPPPEYPPPPPPPPPHIYDFVNSLELMDRLGAQWGGMPMSFQMQTQMLTRLHQLRQGKGLTAASAGPPGGAFGEAFLPFPPPQEAAYGLPYALYTQGQEGRGAYSREAYHLPLPMAAEPLPSSSVSGEEARLPHREEAEMAESKALPSAGTVGRVLATLVQEMKSIMQRDLNRKMVENVAFGAFDQWWESKEEKAKPFQNAAKQQAKEEDKEKMKLKEPGMLSLVDWAKSGGITGIEAFAFGSGLRGALRLPSFKVKRKEPSEISEASEEKRPRPSTPAEEDEDDPEREKEAGEPGRAGTKPPKRDEERGKTQGKHRKSFALDSEGEEASQESSSEKDEEDDEEDEEDEEREETVDATKKETEASDGEEEDSDSSSQCSLYADSDGENGSTSDSESSSSSSSSSSSSSSSSSSSSSSSSSSSESSSEEEEQSAVIPPVSPTSREVPEPLPAPDEKPETVRVVDSPVMPLPEKETSPTRPTGTAEEPPPNIPQPPPEPAAGPPDPAPRLDERPSSPIPLLPPPKKRRKTVSFSATEEAPAPEPPPAAPLQAKSAGPVSRKVPRVVERTIRNLPLDHASLVKSWPEEVARGGRNRSGGRVRSPEEEEATESGTEVDLAVLADLALTPARRGLATIPTGDDSEATETSDEAERPSPLLSHILLEHNYALAIKPPPATPAPRPLEPAPAPAALFSSPADEVLEAPEVVVAEAEEPKQQLQQQQQRPEQEGEEEEEEEEEEESESSESSSSSSSSDEEGAIRRRSLRSHTRRRRPPLPPPPPPPPAFEPRSEFEQMTILYDIWNSGLDLEDMSYLRLTYERLLQQTSGADWLNDTHWVHHTITNLSTPKRKRRPQDGPREHQTGSARSEGYYPISKKEKDKYLDVCPVSARQLEGVDTQGTNRVLSERRSEQRRLLSAIGTSAIMDSDLLKLNQLKFRKKKLRFGRSRIHEWGLFAMEPIAADEMVIEYVGQNIRQMVADMREKRYVQEGIGSSYLFRVDHDTIIDATKCGNLARFINHCCTPNCYAKVITIESQKKIVIYSKQPIGVDEEITYDYKFPLEDNKIPCLCGTESCRGSLN from the exons CTGGATGAATTCTATATTGGACAGATCCCACTAAAGGAAGTAACTTTTGCAAGGCTCAATGACAATGTGCGGGAAACCTTCCTGAAGGATATGTGCCGGAAATATGGTGAGGTGGAAGAAGTGGAGATCCTTCTTCATCCACGCACTCGCAAGCACCTGGGCCTGGCCCGTGTGCTCTTCACCAGCACTCGGGGTGCCAAGGAAACGGTCAAAAACCTTCACCTTACCTCTGTCATGGGCAATATCATCCATGCTCAGCTTGACATCAAAG GACAACAACGAATGAAGTACTATGAATTGATTGTCAATGGCTCCTACACACCTCAGACTGTGCCCACTGGAGGCAAGGCCCTGAGTGAGAAGTTCCAGAGCTCTGGAGCAGCCACTGAGACG ACGGAAGCCCGCCGTCGATCTTCCTCTGACACAGCTGCCTACCCAGCAGGCACTGCTGTGGGGGGCACCCCTGGCAATGGCACTCCCTGCTCCCAAGATACCCCGTCTTCTTTTGGCCAGTTCACCCCTCAGTCCTCCCAAGGAACCCCCTACACACCTCGGGGTAGCACCCCCTACTCTCAGGACTCTGCCTACTCCAGCAG CAGCACTTCCACCTCCTTCAAACCCCGGCGGTCAGAGAACAGCTATCAAGATGCGTTTTCTCGCCGCCATTTCTCTGCATCTTCAGCCCCTGCAACCACTTCTGCTGCCACCTCAGCAACTGCTGCAGCCACTGCAGCCGCCTCTTCCACATCTTCATCCTCTTCGtcgtcatcctcctcctcctcctcctcctcatcttcttcctcagcTTCTCAGTTTCGTGGTTCTGACTCTAGCTACCCAGCATATTATGAAAGCTGGAATCGCTACCAGCGTCACAGTTCCTACCCACCTCGCCGGGCAACTAGAGAGGACCCTCCTGGGGCCCCATTTGCTGAAAATACGGCTGAGCGCTTCCCACCTTCCTATACCTCCTATTTGGCCCCTGAGCCCAACCGATCCACTGACCAAGACTACCGGCCCCCTGCCTCAGAGGCCCCACCTCCAGAGCCTCCAGAacctggtggtggaggtggtggtagtggtggtggtggtggtggtagtggtggtaatggtggtggtggtggtggggcacccAGCCCTGAGAGAGAAGAAGCCCGGACTTCCCCACGCCCACCTTCACCTGCCTGTTCTGGCTCCCCAGCCCCAGAGACTACCAATGAGAGTGTCCCCTTTGCCCAGCACAGCAGCTTGGATTCCCGCATTGAAATGCTGCTGAAGGAACAGCGCTCCAAATTTTCTTTCCTGGCCTCTGatacagaggaagaagaagagaacagcAGTGCAGGCCCTGGGGCTAGAGATGCAGGGGGTGAGGTGCCTTCTGGGGCAGGTCACGGGCCCTGCACaccccctcctgccccagctAATTTTGAAGATGTAGCACCTACAGGGAGTGGAGAGCCAGGGGCTGCCCGGGAGTCACCAAAGGCCAATGGACAGAATCAG GCTTCTCCATGTTCTTCCGGAGAAGATATGGAGATCTCTGATGATGACAGGGGTGGTTCACCTCCTCCAGCCCCAACGCCCCCCCAGCAGCCGCctccgccgccaccaccaccgccaccacctccccctcctcctccctacctttcttcccttcccttgggTTATCCTCCCCATCAACCTGcctacctcctcccaccccacccagatGGACCACCCCCCCCTGAAtaccctccacctcctccaccaccaccaccccacatctATGACTTTGTGAACTCCCTGGAACTTATGGATCGACTTGGGGCACAGTGGGGAGGGATGCCCATGTCCTTCCAGATGCAGACCCAGATGTTAACTCGACTTCACCAGTTGCGGCAGGGCAAGGGATTGACTGCTGCCTCAGCTGGTCCTCCTGGTGGGGCCTTTGGCGAGGCCTTCCTCCCTTTTCCACCCCCACAAGAGGCGGCCTATGGCTTGCCCTATGCTCTGTACACACAAGGGCAAGAAGGTCGGGGGGCATACTCTCGGGAAGCCTACCATCTGCCCTTGCCCATGGCAGCCGAGCCCCTGCCTTCTTCTTCAGTCTCGGGAGAAGAGGCCCGGCTCCCTcacagagaagaagcagagatgGCAGAAAGCAAGGCCCTACCGTCAGCAGGCACTGTGGGTCGTGTGCTTGCCACCCTTGTCCAAGAGATGAAGAGCATTATGCAGAGAGACCTCAACCGCAAGATGGTGGAGAATGTGGCCTTTGGAGCCTTTGACCAGtggtgggagagcaaggaagaaAAGGCCAAG CCATTCCAGAACGCAGCCAAGCAGCAAGCCAAGGAGGAGGATAAAGAAAAGATGAAGCTCAAAGAGCCAGGCATGCTGTCCCTCGTAGACTGGGCCAAGAGTGGCGGTATCACAGGCATTGAGGCCTTTGCCTTTGGGTCAGGGCTACGAGGGGCCCTGCGGTTGCCTTCATTTAAG GTAAAGAGGAAAGAGCCATCAGAAATTTCAGAGGCCAGTGAGGAAAAGAGACCCAGGCCTTCTACTCCAGCCGAGGAAGATGAAGATG ATCCTGAGCGAGAGAAGGAAGCTGGGGAGCCAGGACGGGCAGGGACCAAGCCTCCAAAGCGAGATGAAGAACGAGGGAAGACCCAAGGCAAGCACCGGAAGTCCTTTGCTCTggacagtgaaggggaagaggcATCCCAGGAGTCTTCCTCAGAGAAG GATGAGGAGGAtgatgaggaagatgaggaagatgaagagcGGGAGGAAACTGTGGATGCCACcaagaaggagacagaggcatcAGATG GTGAGGAGGAGGACAGCGACTCATCCTCCCAGTGCTCTCTGTATGCTGACTCGGATGGAGAGAATGGTAGCACGTCGGACTCTGAGagtagcagctcctcttcatcttcctcctcctcctcctcctcttcctcctcctcctcctcctcctcttcatcttcctcatcaGAGTCCTCCTCTGAAGAAGAGGAGCAGTCAGCAGTCATTCCCCCAGTGTCACCAACCTCCAGAGAAGTCCCAGAACCCCTTCCAGCACCTGATGAGAAACCTGAGACAGTCAGAGTTGTAGACTCCCCTGTCATGCCTCTCCCTGAAAAGGAGACGTCTCCCACACGACCTACAG GTACTGCTGAGGAACCACCTCCTAATATACCACAGCCTCCTCCAGAGCCAGCAGCTGGACCTCCAGACCCTGCCCCCCGCCTGGATGAGCGCCCCTCTTCTCCTATCCCTCTCTTACCCCCACCCAAGAAACGCCGGAAAACTGTCTCCTTCTCTGCCACAGAGGAGGCACCAGCCCCAGAGCCTCCCCCAGCTGCCCCACTGCAGGCCAAGTCTGCTGGCCCAGTCTCTCGAAAAGTCCCTCGGGTTGTGGAGCGGACCATTCGTAACCTGCCCCTGGACCATGCGTCTCTGGTTAAGAGTTGGCCTGAGGAGGTGGCCCGAGGAGGTCGGAATCGGTCTGGAGGTCGTGTCCGCTCTCCTGAAGAAGAGGAGGCCACTGAGTCAGGGACAGAAGTGGACCTGGCAGTGCTGGCTGACCTAGCCCTGACCCCAGCCCGACGGGGGTTGGCTACCATCCCCACTGGTGACGACTCAGAGGCCACAGAGACCTCAGACGAGGCTGAGCGTCCAAGCCCTCTACTCAGCCACATCCTCTTGGAACACAACTATGCCCTGGCCATCAAGCCCCCGCCTGCCACACCAGCACCTCGGCCCCTAGAGCCTGCTCCTGCCCCTGCGGCACTCTTCAGCTCCCCAGCTGATGAAGTCCTGGAGGCCCCTGAGGTGGtggtggctgaggcagaagagCCAAAGcaacagctgcagcagcagcagcagcgtccagagcaggagggggaggaggaggaggaagaggaggaggaagaggagtccGAGTcttcagaaagcagcagcagcagcagcagcagtgatgaGGAAGGGGCTATCAGGAGACGTAGCCTCCGCTCCCACACTCGACGAAGACGGCCaccactccctcccccacccccaccgcctcCTGCCTTTGAGCCAAGGAGTGAATTTGAGCAGATGACCATCCTATATGACATTTGGAACTCAGGCCTGGACTTGGAAGACATGAGCTACTTGCGGCTGACGTATGAGCGGCTGTTGCAGCAGACCAGTGGGGCTGACTGGCTTAATGACACCCACTGGGTCCATCACACAA tcaccaacctaagcaCTCCAAAGCGCAAGCGACGGCCCCAGGATGGGCCCCGGGAGCATCAGACAGGCTCTGCACGCAGCGAAGGTTACTACCCCATTAGCAAGAAAGAGAAGGACAAGTACCTGGATGTGTGCCCTGTCTCAGCCCGACAGCTGGAAGGCGTGGACACTCAG GGGACTAATCGGGTGCTTTCTGAGCGACGGTCAGAGCAGCGGCGGTTACTGAGTGCTATTGGTACCTCAGCCATCATGGATAGTGATCTGCTAAAGCTAAACCAGCTCAAG TTCCGGAAGAAGAAACTCCGATTTGGCCGGAGCCGAATCCATGAGTGGGGTCTGTTTGCCATGGAACCCATCGCAGCTGATGAGATGGTGATAGAGTACGTTGGCCAGAACATCCGCCAG ATGGTAGCCGACATGCGGGAGAAGCGCTACGTGCAGGAGGGCATTGGCAGCAGCTACCTTTTCCGGGTGGACCACGATACCATCATTGATGCTACCAAGTGTGGCAACCTCGCCAGGTTCATCAACCACTGCTGCACG CCCAACTGCTACGCTAAGGTGATCACCATCGAGTCTCAGAAGAAGATTGTGATCTACTCCAAGCAGCCCATTGGCGTGGATGAGGAGATCACCTACGACTACAAGTTCCCACTGGAGGACAACAAGATCCCGTGTCTGTGCGGCACTGAAAGCTGCCGCGGCTCCCTCAACTGA